Proteins found in one Lysinibacillus fusiformis genomic segment:
- a CDS encoding ABC transporter permease, which yields MIKLIVNRGLVALFVLLGALFSVFSINYFLPTDIVDTLLAENAASTEVAENLRKELGLDLPFTKQFSNYLVDLMHGDFGQSAIDGEFVIEKIWTQLPATVVLTVASLLIAVIVGITLGVLAAVHRNTVIDYIARLVGLFGISMPTFWSGILLILIFSISLGWFPAMGSDGWRSVILPAITLGLLGAGFIVRVVRNSMLEVLNEPYILTLRAKGLTEHIVLYRHALKNALIPAMTMIGVLLGDFLGGTVVIETVFARQGLGRMVADAITAKDLPIIQGVVFFIAIVYVMINLCIDISYSIIDPRIRSRQVKGG from the coding sequence ATGATAAAATTAATTGTTAATCGTGGCTTAGTAGCACTATTTGTACTACTGGGTGCCCTTTTTTCAGTTTTTTCAATCAATTATTTTTTACCCACTGATATCGTTGATACATTACTAGCTGAAAATGCTGCAAGCACTGAGGTAGCAGAAAATTTACGTAAAGAATTAGGTTTGGATTTACCATTTACAAAACAATTCTCTAATTATTTAGTAGATTTAATGCATGGTGATTTTGGGCAATCAGCCATTGATGGTGAATTTGTGATAGAAAAAATATGGACACAATTACCTGCAACTGTTGTTCTAACAGTTGCAAGTCTACTTATTGCCGTCATTGTAGGTATTACACTTGGGGTGTTAGCCGCTGTTCATCGCAACACGGTAATTGATTATATTGCACGTTTAGTTGGACTCTTTGGGATTTCCATGCCTACATTTTGGTCGGGAATTTTACTAATTTTAATTTTCTCCATTTCGTTAGGCTGGTTTCCTGCGATGGGCTCAGATGGTTGGCGTTCTGTTATTTTGCCTGCTATTACATTAGGTCTTCTAGGTGCAGGGTTTATTGTTAGAGTAGTTCGGAATAGTATGCTAGAGGTTTTGAACGAACCTTATATACTGACGCTTAGAGCAAAAGGACTGACAGAGCATATCGTTTTATACCGTCATGCCCTTAAAAATGCATTAATACCTGCAATGACAATGATTGGCGTGCTACTGGGTGATTTTTTAGGTGGGACGGTGGTCATCGAAACAGTATTTGCAAGACAGGGGCTTGGAAGAATGGTGGCAGATGCCATAACAGCTAAGGATCTACCAATCATACAAGGTGTTGTATTTTTTATTGCTATTGTGTATGTAATGATTAATCTATGTATTGATATTTCATATTCCATCATTGATCCTCGAATTCGAAGTAGGCAAGTAAAGGGAGGATAA
- a CDS encoding glutaredoxin family protein, whose protein sequence is MTLNKDVIVWSKQGCSYCNEVKTYLQEEGIPYKTVDVTHNDAFRDILDTKYGIRYVPVVEIGSSEDGIYQAVTELGLEHLKAALAGEKIQS, encoded by the coding sequence ATGACACTAAATAAAGATGTAATCGTTTGGTCGAAACAAGGCTGTAGTTACTGTAATGAGGTAAAAACGTATTTACAAGAAGAGGGTATACCTTATAAAACAGTGGATGTAACGCATAATGATGCTTTCCGTGATATTCTAGATACAAAATATGGAATTCGTTATGTACCTGTTGTAGAAATTGGTTCAAGCGAAGATGGTATCTATCAAGCGGTTACAGAACTTGGTCTAGAGCATTTAAAGGCAGCACTAGCTGGAGAAAAAATACAGTCGTAA
- a CDS encoding LLM class flavin-dependent oxidoreductase — translation MSYTLGILDQSPIIEGATNEQTLQKTVALAQRAEQLGYSRFWVSEHHNTDSLAGTSPEVLVSYLLAKTKSINIGSGGVMLQLYSPYKVAENFHVLASLEPGRIDLGIGKAPGGLPLSTKALQYGTLNNGEDFEERLTFLQQLIEQSIPKEHELYGIQATPIPKKKPTLFLLGASPESAALAGKLGIAFVFARFINSDNNVLAQAATTYRSHQPNGHFAISIAALAAPSKEEAKELIGDQKITKVHLASGRSLTLQSVELAEKFGQESGEEYTVEQYEADILYGTSEEIKAILDDYHEQYQVDEFILHTPILKDFERERSFELLGPVHLQQKEAVS, via the coding sequence ATGAGTTATACATTAGGCATATTAGATCAAAGCCCTATCATTGAAGGAGCAACCAATGAACAAACATTACAAAAAACGGTGGCCTTAGCACAGCGAGCTGAGCAGTTAGGCTATTCACGATTTTGGGTATCGGAGCATCATAATACAGATTCATTAGCAGGCACATCTCCTGAGGTATTAGTGTCTTATTTACTAGCTAAAACAAAATCAATCAACATTGGATCAGGTGGGGTTATGCTTCAGCTTTATAGCCCCTATAAAGTAGCGGAAAATTTCCATGTTCTAGCATCTTTGGAGCCAGGGCGAATAGATTTGGGGATTGGAAAAGCACCTGGAGGCTTACCCCTTTCTACAAAGGCTCTCCAATATGGCACGCTCAATAATGGAGAAGATTTTGAAGAAAGATTAACATTTTTACAGCAATTAATTGAGCAATCCATACCAAAAGAGCACGAATTATATGGCATACAAGCAACGCCGATTCCAAAGAAAAAGCCAACATTATTTTTACTTGGTGCTAGCCCAGAAAGTGCTGCTCTTGCAGGAAAACTCGGCATTGCATTTGTCTTTGCTCGATTCATTAATAGTGATAATAATGTTTTGGCACAAGCGGCTACAACCTATCGTAGTCACCAGCCAAATGGTCATTTTGCGATTTCCATTGCTGCACTTGCTGCTCCAAGCAAAGAGGAAGCGAAAGAGCTAATTGGAGATCAAAAAATTACAAAGGTGCATTTAGCAAGTGGCAGAAGCCTGACATTACAATCAGTAGAGCTAGCGGAGAAATTTGGTCAGGAATCTGGAGAGGAATATACGGTGGAGCAGTATGAGGCCGATATTTTATACGGTACATCAGAAGAAATTAAAGCCATTTTAGATGACTACCATGAGCAATACCAAGTAGACGAATTCATTTTGCATACGCCTATCTTAAAGGATTTTGAACGTGAGCGATCTTTTGAGTTATTGGGTCCAGTACATTTACAACAAAAAGAAGCGGTAAGCTGA